In Paenibacillus sp. 1781tsa1, one DNA window encodes the following:
- a CDS encoding alpha/beta fold hydrolase, with amino-acid sequence MNDYETYNLGDTLLQSGQQLPQAFIAYKTYGNLNSAKDNVIVVPTWFAGLHTDNEWLIGADRALDPSRYFIIVPNMLGNGLSSSPSNTPAPFDRENFPLISMYDNVRAQHQLITQKFGISNIKLVVGWSLGAMQVFQWGTSYPDMVERIAPFGGTAKSRPHTQLVFEAMIAALQADSNFKNGRYERPPVAGLAAMGRVYAPWGFSQAYYLEKLYQSEGYDSLKSYVEDYWDKVFLSFDANDLITMLRTGIYGDISDNPVDDGNFEQALSKITAPALVMPGSSDLFFTPEDSAYDVQHMPNAVFQPIESKWGHCFGIGANEVDSLVIDRHLKQFLET; translated from the coding sequence ATGAACGATTATGAAACATATAACCTTGGAGATACATTACTTCAATCGGGACAACAGCTCCCTCAAGCCTTTATCGCTTACAAGACCTATGGAAACCTAAATTCGGCAAAAGACAATGTTATTGTCGTCCCAACATGGTTTGCTGGACTTCACACTGATAATGAATGGTTAATCGGAGCGGACAGGGCGCTGGACCCCAGTCGGTATTTTATCATTGTGCCTAATATGTTAGGTAACGGATTATCGTCCTCTCCCAGCAATACTCCTGCCCCATTTGATAGAGAGAACTTTCCTCTCATCTCCATGTATGACAACGTGCGTGCCCAACATCAACTTATCACTCAAAAATTTGGAATCTCCAATATCAAACTTGTTGTGGGCTGGTCTTTGGGTGCTATGCAGGTTTTTCAATGGGGAACGAGTTATCCCGATATGGTCGAACGGATCGCCCCATTTGGCGGGACAGCAAAAAGTAGACCCCATACACAGTTGGTATTCGAAGCAATGATCGCGGCGTTACAGGCAGATTCCAATTTTAAAAATGGCCGATATGAGCGCCCTCCGGTTGCTGGTCTCGCTGCAATGGGGAGAGTTTATGCTCCATGGGGATTTTCGCAGGCGTACTATTTGGAGAAATTGTATCAATCCGAAGGTTACGATTCTTTGAAATCTTATGTAGAAGATTACTGGGACAAGGTGTTTCTATCCTTTGATGCTAACGACTTAATCACCATGCTTCGTACAGGAATATATGGAGACATTAGTGATAATCCCGTAGATGACGGCAACTTCGAACAGGCTTTAAGCAAGATCACTGCTCCTGCACTCGTTATGCCAGGGTCCAGTGACTTGTTTTTCACTCCAGAAGACAGTGCGTATGATGTTCAACATATGCCGAATGCTGTTTTTCAGCCCATCGAGTCCAAGTGGGGACACTGCTTCGGGATTGGAGCTAACGAAGTGGATTCACTCGTTATCGATCGTCATCTAAAGCAATTTTTGGAGACATGA
- a CDS encoding extracellular solute-binding protein yields MNKKTKALLLSVCMSTLLLAACSSGNGAEKDPTTDPDSNEAGTTTIHTVTSEYSSAKYPKGDDITNNVWIKRYKEKFNIDVKTDWVSDEYDTKLNLAIASNDLPDVFRVNPSQLRQLVEADMVMDLSEVFDQHASDRLKGYMEADADSYESGKKDGKLYGIPQMHWGLIEQPDFIWIRNDWKEELGLQDPKSVEDIKNIALKFMEKHGGYGIAVDQSLDYLNLLAIAWNAHPDMWMEDASGKLVYGSVQPEMKNALAEWSEWYKRGIIDPEFAIKDFNAMNADIVAGKVGMQPYYQWWGYNPGVDTVSNLGKDAIFYPYIIPSVDGKEAKQSIFFANNNYIVMKKGFKNPEKVIQILNDYAYIVDEGNGKESTETLSALLDNDIAHVVGAFRVLNPNSDYEQFEAVSAALESKDTSGLTTSGMWQKYNNSVEFMENATPGAVGDYLQQGAPKNAYGLAKKVLDSENYTKTALWGVTPEILSSYGTTLDDILTEGFTKIIMGSESIDYFDVIVQNWRAAGGDDATQAVNEAYGAK; encoded by the coding sequence ATGAACAAGAAAACGAAAGCTTTACTCTTGTCTGTGTGCATGTCAACCTTATTACTCGCTGCCTGTAGCAGTGGAAACGGTGCCGAGAAAGATCCAACTACGGACCCGGATTCCAACGAGGCTGGAACGACAACCATTCACACCGTAACATCAGAATACTCTTCTGCCAAATATCCAAAGGGCGATGATATCACCAACAATGTGTGGATTAAGCGATACAAAGAGAAGTTCAATATCGATGTGAAAACAGACTGGGTCAGCGATGAATACGATACCAAATTGAATTTGGCTATAGCATCGAACGATCTTCCTGACGTATTTAGAGTTAATCCATCACAACTGAGACAGTTGGTCGAAGCAGATATGGTCATGGACCTCTCCGAAGTATTTGATCAACACGCTTCGGATCGACTCAAAGGTTATATGGAAGCGGATGCAGACAGTTACGAGTCCGGAAAAAAGGACGGCAAGCTGTACGGCATACCGCAGATGCACTGGGGATTAATTGAACAACCAGACTTCATCTGGATTCGGAACGACTGGAAAGAAGAATTAGGGCTCCAGGACCCGAAATCTGTGGAAGACATCAAGAATATCGCACTGAAATTCATGGAAAAACACGGCGGTTATGGTATAGCGGTAGATCAATCATTAGATTACCTCAACCTGCTCGCTATTGCATGGAATGCACATCCAGATATGTGGATGGAAGATGCCAGTGGCAAACTCGTATACGGATCTGTACAGCCTGAGATGAAAAATGCGCTGGCGGAGTGGTCAGAATGGTACAAGCGAGGCATTATTGATCCGGAATTTGCAATCAAAGACTTTAATGCGATGAACGCGGATATCGTGGCTGGCAAAGTCGGAATGCAGCCTTATTACCAATGGTGGGGTTATAATCCGGGTGTCGATACCGTATCCAATCTGGGTAAAGACGCTATCTTCTATCCTTATATCATTCCTAGCGTCGATGGGAAGGAAGCCAAACAATCCATCTTTTTCGCCAACAACAATTATATTGTCATGAAGAAGGGATTCAAGAACCCCGAGAAAGTGATCCAGATTTTGAACGACTATGCTTATATCGTGGATGAAGGCAATGGCAAGGAATCTACAGAAACGCTATCTGCTTTGCTGGATAACGATATTGCCCATGTTGTCGGTGCATTCCGTGTACTGAATCCGAATTCAGATTACGAGCAATTTGAGGCGGTGTCGGCTGCCCTTGAATCCAAGGATACCAGTGGACTTACGACTTCGGGTATGTGGCAAAAATATAATAACAGTGTTGAATTCATGGAGAACGCAACTCCAGGAGCAGTCGGTGATTATTTGCAACAAGGTGCTCCCAAAAATGCGTATGGACTTGCCAAAAAAGTACTCGACAGCGAAAACTATACGAAGACAGCCTTATGGGGTGTTACACCAGAGATCCTGTCAAGCTATGGAACAACCTTGGATGATATCCTGACGGAGGGCTTCACCAAGATCATTATGGGTAGCGAAAGTATCGATTATTTCGATGTGATTGTCCAGAATTGGCGTGCAGCCGGAGGCGATGATGCAACCCAGGCAGTCAATGAGGCATATGGGGCAAAATAA
- a CDS encoding LysR family transcriptional regulator, translated as MEIRQLKTFWTLASTCSFSQTAEFLSYVPSTITMQIKSLEEELGVKLLDRLGKKVVLTDAGQQFLPYATKILNDVEEAKCISSQHGELAGTVVIGADEVLCAYLLPALFKRFRADYPGVRLLFRPLSGQELKSSLREGHADVVFVLDEPMNSKDLQSEFLKDETFQMVVSPDHMLASRSALVIDDFHKQHFLLTEKNCSYRTYFDQSITKKGADVLTELEFHSVEAIKQCVVAGLGIALLPEMALKKELSDGEVVALPWDLSDVSFSAQMLWHREKWISPSIAAFIQVAKSELK; from the coding sequence ATGGAAATACGCCAGTTAAAAACCTTTTGGACACTTGCATCGACTTGCAGCTTTAGTCAAACTGCTGAATTTTTGAGCTATGTACCCTCTACCATAACCATGCAAATCAAATCGCTGGAAGAAGAGCTTGGGGTGAAATTGCTGGATCGATTAGGCAAAAAGGTCGTGTTAACGGATGCTGGCCAACAGTTTCTGCCTTACGCCACTAAGATATTAAACGATGTAGAGGAAGCAAAGTGCATATCCAGTCAGCACGGAGAATTGGCGGGAACGGTTGTGATCGGAGCAGACGAGGTGCTGTGTGCATATCTTCTTCCAGCCTTGTTCAAACGCTTCCGAGCGGACTATCCTGGTGTACGGTTATTGTTCCGCCCCTTGTCTGGGCAAGAGCTTAAATCGAGTCTGAGAGAAGGGCATGCCGATGTCGTTTTTGTATTGGATGAGCCTATGAATTCCAAAGACCTTCAGTCAGAGTTTTTAAAGGATGAGACCTTTCAAATGGTGGTTTCTCCCGATCATATGTTAGCATCGCGTTCCGCGTTGGTCATTGATGACTTCCACAAACAGCATTTTTTGCTGACCGAAAAGAACTGTTCGTATCGCACTTATTTTGACCAATCCATAACGAAGAAAGGTGCAGATGTTCTGACAGAGCTGGAGTTTCATAGTGTAGAAGCCATTAAACAATGTGTTGTGGCTGGTCTAGGGATCGCTTTATTACCTGAAATGGCTTTGAAGAAAGAGTTGAGCGATGGGGAAGTGGTTGCTCTGCCGTGGGATTTATCAGATGTATCTTTTTCTGCGCAAATGCTCTGGCATCGAGAAAAATGGATTTCTCCATCCATCGCTGCTTTCATCCAAGTCGCTAAGAGTGAGTTGAAATGA